One window of Gloeothece citriformis PCC 7424 genomic DNA carries:
- a CDS encoding GNAT family N-acetyltransferase: MNKTLPDGCVLRSAQKEDMGRIRQLVFSAMLDPTQLNWSQFWVIEYERRIIACGQLRNFDGAQELGSLVVVKDWRDRGIGSYLVQHLMNIATKPLYLECLGTRRVEFYSRFGFVRVSWDELPPSLKSKFTLSAIAHKILRVPIYFMYHPLPLMGKS; the protein is encoded by the coding sequence ATGAACAAAACTTTACCCGATGGGTGTGTATTGCGATCGGCCCAAAAAGAGGACATGGGGAGAATTCGTCAATTAGTCTTCTCGGCGATGCTAGATCCGACCCAATTAAATTGGTCACAATTTTGGGTGATCGAGTATGAAAGACGGATCATTGCCTGTGGACAGTTACGCAACTTTGACGGGGCGCAAGAATTAGGCAGTTTAGTCGTGGTTAAAGACTGGCGCGATCGCGGTATAGGGTCTTATTTAGTACAGCATTTAATGAATATTGCGACAAAACCCCTATATTTAGAATGTTTAGGCACTAGACGGGTTGAGTTTTACTCTCGGTTTGGGTTTGTTCGAGTCTCTTGGGACGAGTTACCCCCCTCCTTAAAATCTAAATTTACTTTATCTGCTATAGCTCACAAAATTTTGAGAGTGCCGATTTATTTTATGTATCACCCTTTACCTTTAATGGGAAAATCTTAA
- a CDS encoding RtcB family protein — translation MITKQDCQQINDYIWEIPTGFKEQMNVPVWIFADEELLEEALKDLSVTQAVNVACLPGLAGHVAIMPDVHQGYGMPIGGVMAAKVPDGIISPGAVGYDINCGVRVLASQIDYNSAKPYLSDLATSLYRNCPSGVGEKGSIPLSADELDKMCRQGAKWALEQGYAEAEDLSRTEEFGCLEGADPGSVSKRAKDRGRGQLGTLGAGNHFLEVDVVEEIFDPQAAEIMGLYQGCLVIQIHCGSRGFGHQICTDYVQDFQLAVINYGIQLPDRELVCAPINSKEGQAYLGAMKAAANFAFANRQALAYHARRSFAEVFGSPEKPLRQVYDIAHNMAKIETHKINGEEMTVCVHRKGATRAFGPGFEGLAPEYQKIGQPVLVPGSMGTESWILLGTKANDELSFGSSCHGAGRVMSRSKAKKEIRGDRLRKDLEKEGINVRAGSMPGLAEEAPKAYKDVNRVVETVSHAGIAQKVARLRPVAVVKG, via the coding sequence ATGATTACTAAACAAGACTGTCAGCAAATTAACGATTATATTTGGGAAATTCCCACCGGTTTTAAAGAACAAATGAATGTTCCCGTTTGGATATTTGCCGATGAGGAACTTTTAGAAGAAGCCTTAAAAGATTTATCAGTAACTCAGGCGGTAAATGTAGCCTGTTTACCCGGTTTAGCCGGTCATGTAGCCATTATGCCCGATGTTCATCAAGGGTATGGGATGCCGATAGGAGGTGTAATGGCCGCTAAAGTTCCCGATGGGATCATATCGCCGGGGGCGGTAGGATATGATATCAACTGCGGGGTAAGAGTATTAGCCTCACAAATAGACTACAACAGCGCTAAACCCTACTTATCCGACTTAGCCACCTCCCTCTATCGTAATTGTCCCAGTGGGGTAGGGGAAAAAGGAAGTATTCCCCTCTCCGCCGATGAACTCGATAAAATGTGTCGTCAAGGGGCAAAATGGGCCCTCGAACAAGGTTACGCCGAAGCAGAAGACTTAAGCCGTACCGAAGAATTCGGCTGTTTAGAAGGGGCAGATCCAGGAAGTGTGAGTAAAAGGGCGAAAGATCGCGGACGAGGGCAATTAGGAACGTTAGGGGCAGGAAACCACTTTTTAGAGGTGGATGTAGTCGAAGAAATTTTTGATCCCCAAGCGGCGGAAATTATGGGACTTTATCAAGGATGTCTAGTCATTCAGATCCATTGTGGTTCCCGGGGGTTTGGACATCAAATTTGTACCGACTATGTGCAAGATTTTCAATTGGCTGTGATTAATTATGGCATTCAACTGCCCGATCGAGAGTTAGTTTGTGCCCCCATTAACTCCAAAGAAGGACAGGCGTATTTAGGGGCGATGAAAGCGGCGGCTAACTTTGCTTTTGCCAACCGTCAGGCTTTAGCCTATCATGCCCGGCGGTCTTTTGCGGAGGTATTTGGATCGCCAGAAAAACCCCTGCGTCAGGTGTATGATATTGCCCATAACATGGCCAAAATAGAAACCCATAAAATTAACGGGGAAGAGATGACCGTCTGTGTCCATCGTAAAGGGGCAACTCGCGCCTTTGGGCCAGGGTTTGAAGGGTTAGCCCCAGAGTATCAAAAAATTGGTCAACCGGTCTTAGTACCGGGATCAATGGGAACGGAAAGCTGGATCTTATTGGGCACGAAAGCCAACGATGAGTTATCCTTTGGATCGAGTTGTCATGGCGCTGGCCGGGTGATGAGTCGCAGTAAAGCGAAAAAAGAAATACGCGGCGATCGCCTGAGAAAAGACTTAGAAAAAGAGGGGATCAACGTTCGGGCCGGTTCAATGCCGGGACTAGCAGAAGAAGCCCCCAAAGCCTACAAAGACGTTAACCGAGTGGTAGAAACCGTCAGTCATGCCGGTATTGCCCAGAAAGTTGCCCGTCTGCGTCCGGTTGCCGTTGTTAAAGGTTAA
- a CDS encoding archease: MKNNLDDVGFEEIDHTADWAYRVWGRNLEELFTQAILGLYTLAGAKFASGEKIDREIEVRGIDSESLLVATLNELLHLQTMENLGVETLDFFQFDSTLLKAKLSLKPLQEWIKDIKAVTYHNIAIKPTEKGLEVTIVLDV; this comes from the coding sequence ATGAAAAATAATTTAGACGATGTAGGATTTGAAGAAATAGACCATACTGCGGATTGGGCCTATCGAGTTTGGGGAAGAAATCTAGAAGAATTATTTACCCAAGCTATCCTAGGACTCTACACCCTAGCCGGAGCAAAATTCGCATCGGGAGAAAAAATTGACCGAGAAATTGAAGTTAGAGGCATAGATTCAGAAAGTTTATTAGTGGCCACCTTAAATGAACTGTTGCATCTGCAAACGATGGAAAATTTAGGAGTTGAAACCCTAGACTTTTTTCAGTTTGACTCGACACTTTTAAAAGCCAAACTCAGCTTAAAACCCCTTCAAGAATGGATCAAAGATATCAAAGCGGTGACCTATCATAATATTGCCATTAAACCGACGGAAAAAGGATTAGAAGTCACGATCGTATTAGACGTTTAA
- a CDS encoding phosphoribosyltransferase yields MTDILQNRTQAGQLLAVELNDHKNRSDVLVLALPRGGVPVGFEIAKKLNLPLDVCLVRKLGVPGRKELAMGAIGTGGVRIINQEIVTWLNITPESIERVAAEEQKELERRDRLYRENRPFPNLETQTIILVDDGIATGSTLRAAIATLKQHHPKEIIVAVPVASREICQGLKSEVDEVVCLLQPDPLHSISLWYEDFSQTEDQEVRHLLAIANDKFEQLFNGVV; encoded by the coding sequence ATGACAGATATATTACAAAATCGCACTCAAGCCGGTCAACTTTTGGCTGTCGAGTTAAATGACCATAAAAACCGTTCAGATGTATTAGTCTTAGCCCTTCCCAGAGGGGGTGTTCCTGTCGGGTTTGAAATTGCCAAAAAACTTAATTTACCCTTAGATGTCTGTTTAGTCCGTAAATTAGGCGTTCCCGGACGGAAAGAGTTAGCGATGGGAGCAATCGGCACTGGCGGGGTTAGAATTATTAACCAGGAGATCGTAACCTGGTTAAATATTACTCCAGAAAGTATTGAGCGAGTCGCAGCAGAAGAACAAAAAGAGTTAGAACGACGCGATCGCCTTTATCGAGAAAATCGTCCTTTTCCCAATTTAGAAACCCAGACTATTATTTTAGTCGATGATGGCATTGCTACCGGCTCAACTTTACGGGCTGCGATCGCTACCCTAAAACAACATCACCCGAAAGAAATTATCGTCGCCGTTCCGGTGGCTTCTCGTGAAATCTGTCAGGGGTTAAAATCAGAGGTAGACGAAGTCGTTTGTTTATTACAACCCGATCCTCTGCATTCTATTAGTCTATGGTATGAAGACTTCTCTCAAACCGAAGATCAAGAAGTCAGACATTTATTAGCTATAGCCAATGATAAATTTGAGCAACTCTTCAACGGTGTGGTGTAA
- a CDS encoding Crp/Fnr family transcriptional regulator: METNAFSEIFPLFDFASPETLEWLLTVVEEQDYPKDTVIITEDNWGKAVFFLVSGWIKLRYSSKENQVTLDILGRGDCFGEMAVLDEAPRLTEVIALSDVEIISISAQRFIQMLYKEPQLHHRMLQLTVKRVRQFYRRFLLPQYTAKVRVVKMLIALAENYGQSTERGTEILYLPQRDLADLAGIKPEETVKILESLNHKGWIEIDKSHRTLTLTNLKQLNHLVKQL; the protein is encoded by the coding sequence ATGGAAACGAACGCTTTTAGCGAAATTTTCCCCTTATTTGACTTTGCCAGTCCTGAAACCCTTGAATGGTTATTAACCGTTGTAGAAGAACAGGACTATCCCAAAGATACTGTGATTATTACAGAGGATAATTGGGGTAAAGCCGTCTTTTTTCTGGTTTCAGGCTGGATCAAACTCCGATATTCTTCCAAAGAAAACCAAGTTACATTAGACATTTTAGGTCGAGGAGATTGCTTTGGGGAAATGGCGGTTTTGGATGAAGCGCCCCGTCTAACGGAAGTTATCGCCCTATCTGATGTAGAAATTATCAGTATATCAGCCCAACGGTTTATCCAAATGTTGTATAAAGAACCCCAACTCCATCACCGAATGTTACAACTAACCGTTAAACGAGTCCGTCAATTTTATCGTCGTTTTCTTTTACCTCAATATACGGCTAAAGTCAGAGTAGTGAAAATGTTGATCGCCCTAGCAGAAAATTATGGACAGTCCACCGAACGAGGTACAGAAATATTATATCTTCCTCAACGGGACTTAGCGGATCTAGCTGGCATTAAACCCGAAGAAACCGTTAAAATACTGGAAAGTCTCAATCATAAAGGATGGATCGAAATTGATAAAAGCCATCGAACCCTGACTTTAACTAACCTCAAGCAACTCAATCATCTCGTTAAACAACTCTAA
- a CDS encoding M61 family metallopeptidase, which yields MTKATLDRQPNLTDIVPNLSYQVAMPQPNSHLFEVTFEVKGWQKKQLDLIMPVWTPGSYLVREYARLVQDFQAVSRAGQGLVSQKISKNRWQIDTEGVSDIKIHYRVFANELTVRTNHLDSTHGYFNGAALFFFIPELETYPITVTIIPPHPDWRVTTSLPPIADQENTYLANDFDTLVDSPFEIGIHQIYEFEVLEKSHKLAIWGQGNIKPQPLIKDIEKIIETEAQIFGGLPYEHYLFLLHLSAKSYGGLEHKDSCSLIYSRFGFRGKDAYHRFLQLVAHEFFHLWNVKRIRPKALERFDYERENYTTSLWFSEGTTSYYDSLIPCRAKIYDDQVLLDNFAKDITRYLQTPGRKVQPLSESSFDAWIKLYRRDANSDNNQMSYYLKGELVSLLLDLLIRSRHNNKRSLDDVMRLLWENFGKSEIGFTPEQLQEILESVAGIDLGNFLRKYIDGVDDLPFQEYFDPFGLELKPVCEEEATPCLGIKVQSENGKEIIKFVETGSPAEDSGIDAEDELLAIDGIKITADQLNERLKDYHVGDKIEVTVFHQDQLKTLSVELAAPQPSRYELIKIKNPSNIQSQNLAGWINS from the coding sequence ATGACTAAAGCAACCCTCGATCGACAACCCAATCTCACCGACATTGTACCAAACCTGAGCTATCAAGTTGCCATGCCTCAACCCAATTCTCATTTATTTGAGGTGACTTTTGAAGTCAAAGGATGGCAAAAAAAACAACTCGACTTAATTATGCCGGTATGGACTCCAGGGTCTTATTTAGTGCGGGAATATGCTAGGTTGGTACAAGATTTTCAGGCGGTGTCTAGGGCAGGACAAGGTTTAGTCTCTCAGAAAATCAGTAAAAACCGTTGGCAAATTGACACCGAGGGAGTCTCAGACATTAAAATTCATTACCGGGTTTTTGCCAATGAACTAACCGTCAGAACCAACCATTTAGATTCTACTCATGGTTATTTTAACGGTGCGGCTCTCTTTTTTTTCATCCCAGAATTAGAAACTTATCCCATTACCGTCACGATTATACCTCCTCATCCGGATTGGCGCGTCACCACCTCTTTACCTCCTATTGCTGATCAAGAAAATACCTATCTCGCTAATGATTTTGATACATTAGTCGATAGTCCGTTTGAAATTGGAATTCATCAAATTTACGAATTTGAAGTATTAGAAAAATCTCATAAATTAGCCATTTGGGGACAAGGGAATATTAAACCCCAACCTTTAATCAAAGATATTGAGAAAATTATTGAAACAGAAGCGCAAATCTTTGGGGGTTTGCCTTATGAACACTATTTATTTTTACTCCATTTATCCGCTAAAAGTTACGGCGGGTTAGAACATAAAGACTCTTGTTCTCTGATTTATTCTCGTTTTGGGTTTAGGGGAAAAGACGCTTATCATCGTTTTCTTCAATTAGTCGCCCATGAATTCTTTCATCTGTGGAATGTCAAGCGAATTCGCCCCAAAGCGTTAGAAAGGTTTGATTATGAACGGGAAAATTATACTACCTCTTTATGGTTTTCTGAAGGGACAACCAGTTATTATGATAGTCTCATTCCCTGTCGCGCTAAAATTTATGATGATCAAGTTTTATTAGACAATTTTGCTAAAGATATTACTCGTTATCTTCAAACCCCCGGACGCAAAGTTCAGCCGTTAAGTGAGTCGAGTTTTGATGCTTGGATTAAATTATATCGACGGGATGCCAACAGTGATAATAATCAAATGTCCTATTATCTCAAAGGAGAATTAGTCTCCTTGTTGTTAGATTTATTAATTCGATCGCGTCATAATAATAAACGGTCTCTCGATGATGTCATGCGTCTATTGTGGGAAAATTTTGGTAAATCAGAAATTGGGTTTACTCCCGAACAGTTACAAGAAATCTTAGAATCAGTCGCCGGCATAGACTTAGGAAATTTTTTGAGGAAATATATCGACGGAGTCGATGACTTACCCTTCCAAGAATATTTTGACCCCTTTGGGTTAGAACTTAAACCCGTCTGTGAGGAGGAAGCAACCCCCTGTCTAGGGATTAAGGTTCAAAGCGAAAATGGTAAAGAAATAATTAAATTTGTCGAAACTGGGTCGCCGGCAGAGGATTCTGGAATAGATGCAGAAGATGAGTTACTGGCGATCGATGGGATTAAAATAACGGCTGATCAATTAAATGAACGGCTCAAAGATTACCACGTCGGTGATAAAATTGAAGTAACAGTCTTTCATCAAGATCAATTGAAAACCCTTAGCGTAGAACTGGCCGCACCCCAACCTAGTCGCTACGAACTCATTAAGATCAAAAACCCCTCTAATATTCAAAGTCAAAACTTAGCGGGATGGATCAATAGTTAA
- a CDS encoding branched-chain amino acid transaminase — protein sequence MHNFLPFAYFQNQFIPFDDAKISIATHALHYGTAAFGGLRGIPNPENPKQILLFRLDRHCQRLSQSAKFLHYQLPADKIEGILIDFVKKNKPTVPIYIRPLVYSSGLGIAPRLHNIDKDFLVYGLEMGEYLASDGINCRISSWYRQEDRSFPLRGKITAAYITSALAKTEAVESGFDEAILMNSQGKVCEATGMNIFIVRNGQLITPGFEQDILEGITRHSIITIAQELNIPVKERAIDKTELFIADEVFLCGTAAKITPVKRIENYTLPESNPITDQLKEKLTAITLNQDPNYKDWVYPIDID from the coding sequence ATGCACAATTTTCTCCCCTTTGCCTATTTCCAAAATCAATTTATTCCCTTTGATGATGCTAAAATTTCTATAGCGACCCATGCGCTACATTATGGAACAGCCGCTTTTGGAGGTCTACGAGGCATTCCCAACCCAGAAAACCCGAAGCAAATTTTATTATTTAGACTCGATCGTCATTGTCAACGCCTCAGTCAAAGTGCTAAATTTCTTCATTATCAATTACCGGCGGATAAAATCGAGGGAATTCTCATTGATTTTGTCAAAAAAAATAAACCGACTGTTCCTATTTATATTCGTCCCTTAGTGTATAGTTCTGGGTTAGGAATTGCCCCCAGATTACATAATATTGACAAAGATTTTTTGGTTTATGGATTAGAAATGGGGGAATATTTAGCCTCCGATGGAATTAATTGTCGGATTAGTTCTTGGTATCGTCAAGAAGACCGGAGTTTTCCCCTCAGAGGAAAAATTACCGCAGCTTATATTACCTCTGCTTTAGCGAAAACGGAAGCGGTAGAATCCGGGTTTGATGAAGCTATCTTAATGAATTCTCAGGGGAAAGTCTGTGAAGCGACGGGAATGAATATTTTTATCGTCCGCAATGGACAATTAATTACCCCCGGATTTGAACAAGATATTTTAGAAGGGATTACCCGACATAGTATTATTACTATAGCCCAAGAGTTAAATATTCCGGTTAAAGAAAGAGCGATCGATAAAACAGAATTATTTATAGCTGATGAAGTGTTTTTATGTGGTACGGCGGCTAAAATTACTCCTGTTAAACGCATTGAAAATTATACTTTACCCGAAAGTAACCCTATTACTGATCAATTAAAAGAAAAATTAACCGCCATTACCTTAAATCAAGACCCTAATTATAAAGATTGGGTATATCCTATCGATATAGATTAA
- the glyA gene encoding serine hydroxymethyltransferase, with protein sequence MTDTNLDFLAMSDPAIAEMIQQELQRQRDHLELIASENFTSAAVLAAQGSVLTNKYAEGLPKKRYYGGCEYIDKVEQLAIDRAKQLFGAAHANVQPHSGAQANFAVFLALLEPGDTIMGMDLSHGGHLTHGSPVNVSGKWFRVVNYGVNRETEQLDYDLIREIALKEQPKLIICGYSAYPRIIQFDKFRAIADEVGAYLLADIAHIAGLVATGHHPSPIPHCHVVTTTTHKTLRGPRGGLILTADAELGKKFDKAVFPGTQGGPLEQVIAGKAVAFGEALKPEFKTYSGQVIANAQALANGLIKRGFKIVSNGTENHLMLVDLRSIGMTGKQADQLVSEVNITANKNTLPFDPESPFVTSGLRLGSPAMTTRGMKEAEFIEIANIIADRLLNPEDEAVKQDVKNRVAALCDRFPLYPHLNIPVAAIA encoded by the coding sequence GTGACAGACACTAACTTAGATTTTCTGGCTATGAGCGATCCGGCGATCGCTGAAATGATCCAACAAGAACTCCAACGTCAAAGAGATCATCTCGAATTAATCGCCAGTGAAAATTTTACCTCCGCCGCCGTCTTAGCCGCCCAAGGCTCTGTATTAACTAACAAATATGCAGAAGGCTTACCCAAAAAACGCTACTATGGGGGCTGTGAGTATATCGATAAAGTTGAACAACTGGCGATCGACCGGGCTAAACAGTTATTTGGAGCAGCCCACGCCAACGTACAACCCCACTCAGGCGCGCAAGCCAATTTCGCCGTCTTTTTAGCCCTCCTAGAACCCGGCGACACGATCATGGGGATGGATTTATCTCACGGTGGACACCTAACTCACGGCTCTCCCGTCAACGTTTCAGGAAAATGGTTTAGAGTGGTTAATTATGGCGTAAATCGAGAAACCGAACAGCTAGATTACGATCTCATTCGAGAAATCGCCCTCAAAGAACAGCCAAAATTAATTATTTGCGGGTATTCCGCTTATCCTCGGATTATTCAATTTGACAAATTTAGAGCGATCGCAGATGAAGTGGGAGCTTATCTCCTGGCAGATATCGCCCATATCGCCGGATTAGTGGCCACCGGCCATCATCCTAGCCCGATTCCCCACTGTCATGTAGTCACCACTACCACCCACAAAACCCTTAGAGGGCCTAGAGGTGGATTAATTTTAACCGCAGATGCAGAGTTAGGGAAAAAGTTTGATAAAGCGGTTTTCCCTGGCACTCAAGGCGGGCCGTTAGAACAGGTTATCGCCGGTAAAGCAGTCGCTTTTGGAGAAGCCCTTAAACCTGAGTTTAAAACCTATTCAGGACAAGTGATAGCTAATGCTCAAGCTTTAGCCAATGGACTGATTAAACGGGGCTTTAAAATCGTTTCTAATGGCACAGAAAATCATTTAATGTTAGTCGATCTTCGCTCTATTGGCATGACCGGTAAACAAGCCGATCAGTTAGTGAGTGAAGTGAATATCACCGCTAACAAAAATACTCTTCCCTTCGATCCTGAATCTCCCTTTGTCACAAGCGGACTCCGGTTAGGGTCTCCCGCCATGACTACCAGAGGCATGAAAGAAGCTGAATTTATCGAAATTGCCAATATTATCGCCGATAGATTGCTTAATCCAGAAGATGAAGCCGTCAAACAAGATGTTAAAAATCGGGTGGCGGCTTTGTGCGATCGCTTCCCTCTCTACCCCCATTTAAATATCCCTGTAGCGGCGATCGCTTAA
- a CDS encoding Tic20 family protein translates to MAWRGSADIKDRIFASLVYLLPLYYGFQFGSDLVQQFPIFSFLSILLIPMAFIVGAIPFGDFILFLVLYLAVVRNTRISHFIRYNTMQAILLDILVFLLGLVFPFVITALGDNIITQTLSNTIFLGTLIACLYCIIQSALGKYAEIPGISEAAYTQVRY, encoded by the coding sequence ATGGCGTGGCGGGGTTCGGCTGATATTAAGGATCGAATTTTTGCGAGTCTGGTGTATCTACTCCCTTTGTATTATGGGTTTCAATTCGGCTCTGATTTAGTGCAACAGTTTCCGATTTTCAGTTTTCTCAGTATCCTTTTAATTCCGATGGCTTTTATAGTTGGAGCTATTCCTTTTGGTGATTTTATCCTATTTTTAGTTTTATACTTAGCGGTGGTGAGAAATACAAGAATTAGTCATTTTATCCGCTACAACACGATGCAGGCGATTCTTTTAGATATTCTAGTGTTTTTATTGGGGTTAGTGTTTCCATTCGTTATCACTGCCCTAGGGGACAATATAATTACTCAAACCCTGTCTAACACTATCTTTTTAGGAACACTGATCGCTTGTTTATATTGCATCATACAATCGGCTTTAGGAAAATATGCAGAAATTCCCGGCATTTCCGAGGCCGCTTATACACAAGTTCGCTATTAA
- a CDS encoding fumarylacetoacetate hydrolase family protein — MPQRYVRVKHLQEQIYYGVLLPDRSVKVLDAPPWLGGQTTELTLDPETYQMLAPVAPSKIIAVGKNYQAHAAEMGTSVPEEPLLFLKPPTTIIADTQPIYYPLQSQRVDYEGELAVIIGETTKNCSQAQARNKIWGYTIANDVTARDLQKKDGQWTRAKGFDSFCPLGPWIVRELSAGAKLQTFLNDSPQPRQSALITEMVFSPEVLVSYISQIMTLLPGDVILTGTPQGIGPMAAGDTVRVEIEGIGGLENPVVMASV; from the coding sequence ATGCCACAACGTTATGTAAGAGTTAAACATTTACAAGAACAAATTTACTATGGGGTACTGCTCCCTGACCGTAGTGTAAAAGTTCTTGATGCTCCTCCTTGGTTGGGAGGACAAACCACTGAGCTAACCTTAGACCCTGAAACCTATCAAATGCTGGCACCGGTTGCTCCTTCAAAAATTATCGCTGTTGGCAAAAATTATCAAGCTCATGCAGCCGAAATGGGAACGTCTGTTCCAGAAGAACCCCTATTATTTCTTAAACCCCCCACAACTATCATCGCTGACACTCAACCGATTTATTACCCTCTTCAATCCCAAAGAGTAGATTATGAGGGAGAATTGGCGGTTATCATCGGAGAAACAACTAAAAACTGTTCTCAAGCTCAAGCTCGTAATAAAATTTGGGGTTATACTATTGCTAATGACGTAACAGCAAGAGATTTACAAAAAAAAGATGGTCAATGGACGAGAGCTAAAGGATTTGATAGCTTTTGTCCCTTAGGCCCTTGGATTGTGCGAGAGTTAAGTGCCGGTGCAAAATTACAAACTTTTTTGAATGATTCTCCCCAACCCCGTCAGTCTGCTTTAATCACAGAAATGGTTTTTTCTCCTGAAGTTTTGGTGTCCTATATCTCTCAAATCATGACTTTATTGCCGGGAGATGTAATCTTAACAGGAACTCCCCAAGGAATTGGCCCTATGGCGGCAGGAGATACGGTTAGAGTAGAAATTGAAGGCATTGGCGGATTAGAAAATCCTGTGGTTATGGCCTCTGTTTAA
- a CDS encoding S41 family peptidase, translating to MKKYTIKQIQQSLGLVSLVSIVAILVFSIHLILPVFSQDKSSNIQVFNQVWQTVQENFYDSNFNGVDWESMKQKYSDQVKSSQTKAELADVINQMLSELNTSHTHFYTPQQTQYYQLLGIFASGSPQLQEQLKQWFPTGEIEYSGIGIFTKEIDGQIFVSGVLDGLPAHQAGILVGDRIISVEGKPFDPVESFRNKAGQPVTLTIQRQSLPNPETSVTVVPKMLNANTMFSEAMKASIEVKQIQNKNIGYVHIWSYAGEQYQELLEDELFYGELRSADVLVLDLRGGWGGAPLTALNIYTAKPLSIKNVPRNRAGYTINATWNKPVIMIVDGGSRSSKEILAFAFKQQNIGLVVGSKTPGAVVAGRAFLMDDGSLLYVAVGDVYVYEKYRLEGQGVMPDIEVPFPLQYAQGKDAQKERAIEEALKAVE from the coding sequence ATGAAAAAATACACCATCAAACAAATTCAGCAAAGTTTAGGTCTAGTTAGCTTAGTATCAATAGTAGCTATTTTAGTCTTTTCAATTCATTTAATTTTACCGGTTTTTTCTCAAGATAAATCGAGTAATATACAAGTATTTAATCAAGTTTGGCAAACGGTTCAAGAGAACTTTTATGACTCGAATTTTAATGGGGTTGATTGGGAATCTATGAAGCAAAAATATAGTGACCAAGTCAAGTCTAGCCAAACGAAAGCAGAGTTAGCCGATGTGATTAATCAAATGTTATCGGAATTAAACACCTCTCATACTCACTTTTATACTCCCCAACAAACTCAATATTATCAACTTTTAGGGATTTTTGCTTCTGGTTCACCTCAGTTACAAGAACAATTAAAACAGTGGTTTCCGACGGGAGAAATTGAATACAGTGGCATAGGAATTTTTACGAAAGAAATTGACGGTCAAATTTTTGTGAGTGGGGTTTTAGACGGTTTACCCGCCCATCAAGCCGGAATTTTAGTGGGCGATCGCATTATTAGCGTGGAGGGAAAACCGTTTGATCCTGTTGAATCTTTTCGCAATAAAGCAGGGCAACCGGTAACATTAACCATTCAACGTCAATCATTACCTAATCCTGAAACATCTGTAACGGTAGTGCCTAAAATGCTCAATGCTAATACCATGTTTTCAGAAGCGATGAAAGCGAGTATTGAGGTTAAACAAATCCAAAATAAAAACATCGGCTATGTTCATATTTGGTCTTATGCAGGAGAGCAATATCAAGAATTATTAGAAGATGAATTATTTTATGGGGAATTGCGATCGGCAGATGTTTTAGTGTTAGATTTGAGAGGAGGTTGGGGAGGCGCACCTTTAACCGCTTTAAATATTTATACCGCTAAACCGTTATCAATCAAAAATGTTCCCAGAAATAGAGCCGGATATACTATTAATGCCACTTGGAATAAACCGGTGATTATGATAGTTGATGGGGGAAGTCGTAGCAGTAAAGAAATTTTGGCTTTTGCCTTTAAACAACAAAATATCGGGTTAGTTGTTGGCTCTAAAACACCGGGAGCAGTCGTCGCCGGACGAGCATTTTTAATGGATGATGGGAGTTTATTATATGTTGCGGTAGGGGATGTCTATGTTTATGAAAAATATCGTTTAGAAGGACAAGGAGTCATGCCAGATATTGAAGTTCCTTTTCCGCTTCAATATGCTCAAGGAAAAGATGCTCAAAAAGAACGAGCTATCGAAGAAGCCTTAAAAGCGGTAGAGTAG
- a CDS encoding GxxExxY protein — protein MSYVSDKYPESQLTGKIIGCAMEVHRTLGNGFQEVIYQRALAIEMTHQKLSFSREHEMEIFYKGIPIGRRRVDFFVEEKIMVEIKAVIKLEDVHLAQAINYLEVYGLPIGLLINFGSRSLEFKRVMKPKSKL, from the coding sequence ATGAGTTATGTTTCCGACAAGTACCCAGAAAGTCAACTAACAGGTAAGATAATTGGTTGTGCAATGGAAGTACACCGCACCCTTGGCAACGGCTTTCAAGAAGTAATTTATCAACGGGCATTAGCCATAGAAATGACTCATCAAAAACTTTCTTTTAGTAGAGAACATGAAATGGAAATCTTTTACAAAGGAATACCTATCGGAAGAAGAAGGGTCGATTTTTTTGTTGAAGAAAAGATCATGGTAGAAATTAAAGCCGTCATTAAACTAGAAGATGTTCACCTCGCGCAAGCCATTAATTATTTAGAAGTTTATGGACTTCCTATCGGTTTATTAATTAACTTTGGGTCAAGAAGTCTGGAGTTTAAACGAGTCATGAAACCTAAGTCTAAACTCTGA